In Arthrobacter ramosus, one DNA window encodes the following:
- a CDS encoding methylenetetrahydrofolate reductase: MSPPSLIDTHPNLTGAAPVALSYELFPPRSPAAAESLWTTIGELEATDPDFVSVTYGASGSNRDTAVELINRLLLETTLRPLAHLTCVGNTPQELAEIIGELLDNGVRGILALRGDLPKDSGQPVNGSLRYAQDLIELIRRVEQRRSALLCAGKIAVGVAAYPTRHPESPSVEHDVEVLLAKQRSGADFAITQVFFHTEQYANLISRARRAGVTIPIIPGVMPLTSLRRLKRLGELTGVEPAPELIERLAAADNDAERRKIGVRATVDLANAALQAGAPGIHLYTFNEHACALDVLDKLALPRPARPASRLSAIARRQELVS; encoded by the coding sequence ATGTCACCACCAAGCCTCATCGACACCCATCCGAACTTGACCGGCGCCGCTCCTGTTGCCCTGTCCTACGAACTTTTCCCGCCCCGCTCTCCGGCCGCTGCCGAGTCCCTCTGGACGACCATCGGCGAGCTTGAAGCCACGGACCCCGACTTCGTCTCCGTCACCTACGGTGCCAGCGGCTCCAACCGGGACACCGCCGTCGAGCTCATCAACCGTCTGCTGCTCGAAACGACCCTGCGGCCACTGGCCCACCTGACCTGCGTCGGAAACACCCCGCAGGAACTGGCCGAGATCATCGGCGAACTCCTGGACAACGGCGTGCGCGGCATCCTTGCGCTGCGCGGCGACCTCCCCAAGGACAGCGGCCAGCCGGTCAACGGTTCGCTGCGCTACGCCCAGGACCTGATCGAACTGATCCGCCGCGTGGAACAGCGACGTTCAGCTCTCCTGTGCGCAGGCAAGATCGCAGTTGGCGTGGCCGCCTATCCCACCCGCCACCCTGAGTCCCCGAGCGTGGAGCACGACGTCGAGGTGCTGCTCGCGAAGCAGCGCTCGGGCGCCGACTTCGCCATCACACAGGTCTTCTTCCATACTGAGCAATATGCGAACCTGATCTCCCGTGCCCGACGTGCGGGAGTCACGATCCCGATCATTCCGGGCGTCATGCCGTTGACCAGCCTTCGCCGGCTCAAGCGCCTCGGCGAGCTCACCGGCGTCGAGCCTGCACCGGAGCTGATCGAACGCCTTGCTGCTGCGGACAACGACGCCGAACGACGCAAGATCGGAGTCCGCGCCACTGTGGACCTGGCCAACGCCGCCCTCCAGGCCGGTGCTCCGGGCATCCACCTGTACACCTTCAACGAGCACGCCTGCGCCCTGGACGTGCTGGACAAGCTTGCCTTGCCCCGGCCGGCCCGGCCTGCCAGCAGGCTCAGCGCCATCGCCCGCCGCCAAGAACTCGTCAGCTGA